The Lutzomyia longipalpis isolate SR_M1_2022 chromosome 2, ASM2433408v1 DNA window ATGAAGTGAATTTGAATTCAATGTACGGAGGGTaaatcgttttattttatacataatacttttatttgcttggtttttttttatcataaattgcACAACTACGAGCTTTTCATTCGGTAATGATGGGATAAAAATGCCGCAATAACCTTGGTGGCATTGCGatataaatattgatttgtgCTACACTTTggtaagaatttttcctttggcTACTAATCTACAGGCCTGTGTATTATGTGCATATTTGAATGTTTCAACATAAATTGTACTTCCGCTGAGACTAGAAATACGACAACGCATGATAGAGCTAAAAGTGGAAGTGATCGAGTTTCTCTGCACAGAGTGCACTGAAACCTGTACTTAGGTATTTTAGTTAGGGTAATCCAAAGTTGAAAACTACCTTTTACAATTCTAAATTAGATACAATATAAGAGTTCATTTACatcatgagaaaaattacaaaaaaaataccaatttatgtaaaatggtaatttgagagaaaatagaGAACTTTCttgcaaagagaaagaaagcaaaaatagGAATACTTATATATTGATTTGTGTTAGAAAATCGGTCGCAATCGAAAGTGTTTGTATTGAcgaaatacttttttataaGCATTGCCACAGTGTATAGTgtcatgaattttatgttaacCGAAATATTGGGGTTAGTgacttttttctcatcaactacttttttttcaagttctcTAGCAACAcaaactaaaagaaattcagaGTGTGGTCGTAAATTTACCAGTGTCTGCAATCTTCGTCATCAATGATTAAACTCAATAACCGGTAAAGTTCAAAAGACACCTCATAAGAGTTATGTCTCCATGTCGATGCACTTactacctatatacatatttcttcACTGAATGAAAGCTCTAGCTGAGAGTGACCTTTTACAGGAGTTGTGGCAtagataaatagaaaaaaaaagattgaaagagtgtaattttgcggaaaatttcctaaatataatgcgaatttatttaaattccaatCACATAATATAGTAAAATGTAGTCATATACTTTTTCAAATACTATTGCACgttgatgtttatttttaaagaaagcaTCGcgtaaaattacaaaattgaatttaatccgCGTTTTTAAACGCatcaaaatcaaatgaaagaaataataacTAAGGTACATATCGAATAGGCAGACGGTTgcaatgtttaattttttaataaatataattttttttaatttattcggaaattttattaaaacacccaaaaaattatagctaaaaataaCGAATTATTGTTTCCTTAAATCAGGTCAAACGTTATATgtgtttaattatttattatgagTGCTATCTTGATTACGGTATGATATGTAATGGTTCAACTGAGGGAAATACCTTTTGTTGACTGTAATCTAAACGGAAGACATTTCTATCTCTATAATCATTGCGATATTGATGTTGTCTGGGCACCCTGATCACCCATATGTTATTAGTCGTgattcttcgtttttttttatgaaccATCATTCAACCGTGATAAATTGCTTCATAAACAAAACAGGGTTAAAAGAACTGCAAAATTAATATGAGATTATCTAGTGAAAGTATATAATGAGATGGAGAGTTTTGAtcttacacaaaaaaaactcaatctCACATATAAGACGCGTGATTGGATTGAGGCAGGTTGTGGATCATGTTCATAGGCATGTTGCTTACTGTTACGAATTGTTGAGGAGTGCCATTTTTACGCAATAACTTAAACAACAATCAACAGATTCACTATCAACCTTCGTGGGCATAAAATGACATGAGAAATGATCACAGTATATCAAATGGGTCCGGTGCACTTGATCTTGATTGAGTATGATCAAGAAAGGAAGTGATGTATCCAAGTTGAATTGTTTGTATACCGCACAGTATTATGCAAAAATCAACACACAATATCAAAAGAGTGTCACTTCCGCACGTATAACTGTTGcactgattttaaaattaacttgaTGACAAACATCTTCATTGTTTAATCATTTCCCACAGCCTCCACTATAAAGACGTGCTCAAGGAATCTCCCCCGACCTGAGGAATGCATTATTGATGCCGTTGACAAACTAAGACCTGACCTATCAGTCGGAGATCTGGGTGAGAATTTCAAGACACCCCCGCTGGAGCCTATGatgattgaaaatattgaaatgcATCGTGGACAGGAATTCAGAGCAATTTTCACCAATCTACTCGTCAATGGGCCAAGTCAATTCGTAGTTGagaaattaaagtaaaatattttatattcatttttaatattccttCCTTATCTtatactatttttttcttttttttactaggGCTGATATCAACAATCTCGCTTttgatttcaatattttcctacctcaattaaattttactggAAAATATGCATTGAAAATTCGTATCCTACTTCTCGATATTGGTGGCAAAGGCAACGTTCGAGGAACTCTCTGTAAGAATAATTTCAAAGCCTAATatgtaatttcattttctaaggatatttttattttactttcagCACGAACAAGGGCTGCTGTTAAATTACGTGGTAACAAAGTAATGGAAGATGGTTTTGAGAGAGTTAAATTTCATCGACTTCAGGCCAAGATTAAAATTGAGGACCAAAAGATCTTTTTGGACAATCTCTTTAATGGGGATCCAGTCCTTGGACAAGTAggaaatcaagtaataaatgATAACTCCAAACTCTTCCTTAGTGAAATTATTCCTGGTTTGGAAAAGAGTTTGTCAAAAACATTCCTCGATATTGCAAATAATATTCTCAAGAATTCCACATTTGATGAAATGTTCCCAGACGTTtaactcattaaaaaaaaaaacaaaatcatggaattcattaaaaatatatacatacctaaTGTAAGATCAAATACCTTAGTTGAAGTTTGGTGTAAAAAATGCACCGAAAGAATGGAAGAATCATTGCAATTGTACAACTTTGCtatgtatttatatttttttacttgcAACAAgtaaaacataattataactgacaatttttttccttctccacGTCGATATATCatcagataaaaaaataatgttgacTTTCATTGCTGTAGATCTCATGAGGAATAAGCAGggacaatttatttcaattatattATACACAAATCGTGATGATTGCCATAATTGTTCTCTGTCAGACAACGCAAGAAAgtagaagatgaaaaaaataaaaatttcagtatgtgaTAAAATTGGAGACATAgagtattaaaattttctttttattgttaaagGTGCTTGAGAACTTATCTTATTTACAAGAATTTATGTAGCAAAACTACTTCATCCTCAGACACAACACAACCCCATCAGCTATGAAGATTGTCTATGCAGTTGACCTTGACTCTCAATCCACTggttataataaataaaatacaatagtAAATATACCTAGGtggttttaaaaatataataaaaaagaaaataattgcgtgttttttctttccctttttgtTAACCATCTGATTGCCAAGTATAGTGTACTGTATCACGATCAAAGATTTGCTCCAAGTAAACGTTGTCTCACCATAAGTTCTTTAAACCCTCTTCTTTTAATTGTTCAACTGAATAagctcataaaattaaaacactttCTGAGGGCCATTTTTTGGACCTTACCGTTCAATTAATTAtaacataatttaattattacaGAAATATCTCTCTTTGTTCTAAGGATTCCTaaggatttttgaatttggtaAACTAATGGTTAAGCATGTGAACGCCACGAGAATATTTCCTTCTTTATTCTGACTATACCTATGcttgaagaaacttttttcaTTGTCTCGCCTaatataaagtgaaaaaaaaaggaaaacgtaggtatgtatgtatattgcGTATATTGCATATATCATGTATTTACAAGAACAGGTTTATTCTATTTAACAACACTTAATTGGCACATTAAAAGGAGTTGCGGATTGATGGTATCAAAAGAGAGACtaacaaattattaaagagaatttaaatctattgttcttattttatttgaagattagtttttaaagaataagaGGACCACAAATAGTATTATACATGTAGGATTTAAGTTCCAACAGTTGGCTTAGGCGATTTGTAGTATGTACAATGTATTAttggtttttatttgaattgtaACGTGCTTTGAGAGAGACGAAGGCTAGCTCTGGGTATAGAGCTGTATGCCGtggttttgaataatttatatattttctggaaaaagtaaattgagtgatgttttagaatattctaattaaaattactgaaaaagaaatacaaactagtggagagagagaaaaaaaaatcagacaataaaagagagagaaaaaaaaaaaatatatatatagataaAAAAGGCAGCGTATCAAGTTTGATCAAGCATCCGAGCATTGGACAATAGAaaagtgtgagagagagagtagtaaggaagcagaaaaaaaagaagaaagcaAGCGAGGCTGTGCACAAAAGTTAAACTTCGAAATAAAAACTGAATTCAAGGCGAGGGCTTTCACTGATACAAATTCCGAATCTGATCCTCCCCTGCACACCCCAGAAAAGTTCGAAAACCTGAGAAATTTCCATCAGCATCCAAACCAAGAGAGGCAAGTGAATTAGCAATTTTTGGAGCGCGGTAGTCGAAAGTATGCTTAAAGAATTCCCTAGAAGGCCGAGGCACATGGTAGATTTCATCAATCCTTAGCCCAGGCCGACCACCAACAGCCCGCGGCCTGGCCACGAGATTCCCACATCTATGAAAGAACAATCTCATAGTTCTAAAAACGTAGAGTGATTGCAAGGGCAGCAGCCCCCACTCAAGGTATAAGGGAGACGCACTCTCAAATCTACCCTTAAAGGATATAATTCGCAATACAATATTTTGTGCGGTGACAATAGGACGCAAATTCGAGGAGTAGGCCGAGCCCCAGAAGGGCAACCCATACTGGAGTCGGGACTGAATGAGAGCAAAATAGAAGGATGCCATCACAGCTTTAGAGCAGGATTCTCTAATCCTGTAAGACGCCCTAACTGTGGACTTTAGATGCTTTGCGACATCCGCAATCTGAGACTTCCAGTTGAGAGCTTCATCTAACTGCAAccccaaatatttaaatgtagTTACCCGTTCAACAGACACGCACGAGTCCAAACACCCATCATTAACTCCAGGACAGCACCTCGAGTGCAACGAAATCGTCCCACCACTAAGCTCTGAtctcaaagagaaaaacatATATTTAGACTTCGAGCTCAACAACATTGAGTGTGCATCAAGCCATGCTTTGATTACCTCAAGGTCCACCCTTATATCATCAAGAATACTACTAGTGTCAGAGCCAGAGTACGTGATCGCGACATCGTCCGCATATGCAGTTGGGATTCCCCTCAAACCAATTTCGTGAATatcatttatgta harbors:
- the LOC129789452 gene encoding uncharacterized protein LOC129789452 — protein: MRDFIKEGKFIATVGIFFLGLIIGTQADLPSTIKTCSRNLPRPEECIIDAVDKLRPDLSVGDLGENFKTPPLEPMMIENIEMHRGQEFRAIFTNLLVNGPSQFVVEKLKADINNLAFDFNIFLPQLNFTGKYALKIRILLLDIGGKGNVRGTLSRTRAAVKLRGNKVMEDGFERVKFHRLQAKIKIEDQKIFLDNLFNGDPVLGQVGNQVINDNSKLFLSEIIPGLEKSLSKTFLDIANNILKNSTFDEMFPDV